The genomic DNA TGTGTTACAGATTCTTCTAAATCTGGAATTTTATAATTGGTCCACTTGAGAAGAACTTTCTAATGAACGAGAACTGGAATCTGAGATTCTAATGAATGTTTTGTTATGTTAGTTCAGAAACTGCGTCATCAAGATTCTTAGAAAGTAGTTTGTGCCTTGATTTGCATTTCAAATTGTAAATCCTTTTGAACTTAGGTTAAGGTCTCAAATTCGAGTCCTACTGAACATATTCCTAGCTTTAGTTCCTTGATTCTATGATATTCTAAATccttattaataaaatcaaatgttttCCTATGATTGACATAAGATAGACTGTGGTTTCTTTGGTTTTATTCTTCAGATATGTGAGTAATTGGAATGAAATACAATTTGGTTTTCTGGGAAAATGATGCTTGCAAAGTTTTCTAGGGGTGGCAATCAATACCTCATTGAATACTGGAACAGGTAAACAAACTTCTTAATTTACTGAAAGAGTATGTTAATGCAAGGCTCTCAACCCAGTCAAGGTAGTTCAAGTGAACAATTAGTCTGAGGTCTCAGGTTCGATTCTCACTTTAGCACCTTGATTGAAGTGAGGGTCACAACCGTGTGATGTTGTGCCAAGGAAAAAAAGAAACCTAGTTTAACATCATTCTTTGTAACAGAGCTGTCTACAGGAAGGTTGGTGTATCTTTTTATTCCGGGGGAATAGATTTAGCATCGGAGTTAGCGTGTGTAGTTGACGAATCATCTTCCAACTCGAAACAAAAAAGACCAAGAGCAACAACCCGATTGGAGCACAAGAAATTTCTTGAACTCAGTGTAAAGAAGAAGGTGAAAGAGCAATATCAAAACGGGAAGTTTCAAAATCTCTTGCAAAGAGTGATCGCCAATCCAAAAACTCTCGAAGATGCTTATAACTGCATCAAAACGAATGGAAACGTTGAATCATCACCGGAGGGAGATAAAATGCCTTATGATTCCCTTGCAAATGAGCTCTTTTCAGGTACGTTTGATGTCAAGGCTAACGTTTACTCAATTTCATCAAGGggtaataaaaaagataaagaacTGCTTGTCCTCCCTAATCTCAAACTTAAAGTTGTGAAAGAAGCCATTCGCATAGCCTTGGAAACAGTTTACAAGCCCCATTTCTCCAAGATCTCGTATGGATGCAGAAGTGGAAGAGGGCATTCCAATGCTATAAAATACATCTGCAGCAAAGAAATTTCTAGTCCAGACTGGTGGTTTACATTGCTTGTCAACAAAAAACTTGATGCTTCTATCCTTTCTAAGCTCATTTCTTCCATGGAAGATAAGATAGAAGATCCCAAATTATATTCTCTTCTACGGGACATGTTTGATGCCCAAGTGCTGAATCTCGAGTTCGGTTCTTATCCAAAAGGACACGGTCTTCCTCAAGAGGGAATCTTATCCCCAATCTTGATGAACATATACCTCGATATGTTCGACAAGGAATTCTACAAGTTGTCAATGAAATACGAAGCTCTTGACGAGAATATCGAATCAGAGAGCTATCACTCCAAGCTAAGGAGTTGGTTCCGAGGACAGATTAAAGAAAAGAGTGTCTTAAATGAAACTTGTGGCGTAAGAGTAAGAGTAAGAGTACATTGTTGTCGTTTCATGGACGAAATATTCTTTGCTGCTTCTGGGCCGAGACATGTTGCTCTTGCTTTCAAATCCGAAGTACAAAACTACTTGCAGAGTGTTCTGTTTCTGGATGTGGATCAGAACGAGATATCGACTTGCAATAAGGAGAGCCTTCGTTTTCTAGGAATCCTAATCGAAAGGAGAGTGAAGGAAACAGCTGCTGTGAGGGCTGTTCACAAGTTGAAAGAAAAGGTTAAGTTGTTCGCCGAGCAGAAACAGGAGTATTGGGAAGTGGGGACCGCTAGGATCGGGAAGAAATGGCTGGCTCACGGGCTAAAGAAGGTTAAAGAATCGGAGATCAAGCATTTGGAAGATAGAGATTCGGTTTTGAGTCGGATCTCATGTAGTTATCGGAAAACCGGGATGGAAACTGATCATTGGTATAAAGCCTTGGTGAAGACATGGATGATGAAAGAGTTGGTCAATGTTAGATTGGCTTCGAATGAAGAATTCGTCCTGTCTAAGTTCGTCGTAGAACCGTCACTTCCTAAAGAATTACGAGATTCCTTTCATGAATTTCAGAATCGCGTTGACGAGTATTTTTCATCCGAAACAGCTTCGACTGCTTCTCTATTGCCAAATTCATGCGAAGCCGTCAGCTCGAAGACAGAGGCGGTTGCTCCTGTTAATGTTATAAGAAAACGTCTTCAACGGTATGGTTTGATAAACGCAAAAGGATTCCCATGTGCATCCAGATTCCTTATATTACAAGATAATACTCAAATAATTGACTGGTTTTCAGGAGTAATTATCAGGTGGCTAAGGTGGTATAGGGACTGCAGTAATTTCAACGATGTAAAGGTTATTATTTGTGATCAGGTTAGGAAATCTTGCATTAGAACACTGGCGGCTAAGCATAGGATCGATGAACATGAAATAGAGAAACTTTTTGATTCGGAATTGAGTAGAATTCCTTTGTCGGAAGAAGAGATGGAAAACGATATAGGAGAGGAGAATAACGAGGAGTTAATGTATGGGTTATCAAATAGCGGGTTGTGTTTGTTATCATTGGCGAGAATGGTTAATCCGACGAGGCCATGCAACTGCTTCGTGTTTGGATGCTCGGAAGCAGCACCGAGCGTTTACTTACTGCATGTGATGGAGAGGCAGAAGTTTCCGGGTTGGAAGACTGGTTTTTCGAGCTGTATTCATCCAAgcttaaataaaagaaaatttgggCTGTGTAGGAAACACTTGAAAGATCTTTACTttggtcatatttcacttcaaTCTATCAATTTTGGTTCTTGGTGATCAATTTTTTCTTGAATGCCACCAACAAATGGCGAAAACTTATTGTTGGGTTGGATATATGAAAGCCGATGTTATAAGATTTTGACAAGGCGGCCGAGATAATTGTCTTCGGTTTTTGGTTTGGTTCAAGGCGATTGCAGACATTGCCGAGGTATAGTGGTTGGATTTACTTCAAAAATAGGTGTATCACAGACTGGGGATTGAGATCTTAACTGGTTTTTTAGGGATAAAACAATTTTTGTAGACTCATATCTCCCGCAAAGATTGAAGTTCAAGGTGGTTGAGGGCCATTGGGCATTAGTTCAATTTTGAAACATCTTAAATTGAATTTGAGAGCTATGACTTTAGGATTGTGTTAGTTcttaaattccaaaaaaaaatggttgttttatgttagatttattggttgtaattttgtattataactTGTAGAAGTTATGAATTGTATGAAATATGAATAGAAGATGGATTTAATTCATTGTGGAATAAGGAAATATAGATTgatttgatatgaaaattttattaaagtcCATTATTTTCTACTCATgatgataatttataaaagataagTTTAAACCAGGCCTAAGAAGACATTGCACATGGTGATTTGATGGGCGTGGAAATCAGTGAAGAAGAGAAATGACATCATGTGTCAATAAATGACTGGAGATCGATTGTAGATAAGTTTCAGGTTATTCACGTCATTTcacattatataaatttctgAATCAATTGACAAACTCGCAAAATATTCGCAAAAACGACAACTCGGTCGGTAATCTCATTacccttttaaaaaatattcgtAAAAACTTAGTAAATGTTACTCCtaaattttatacataaatttaaaaaggtAGTTCCTATTGCTTATTCCTCTAAAGTAAACCCGACGTTTCATTTCTTGTAAGCCGGACAAAAGtaagtgttgttgtaactaagATATATGGAATTATACAATACTTTGAAGATATGAATAAGGTTTAAGAATAAATTTGACTCCAATTAAGAATCTTGTATtgttttaagtgttttttttattttacattagattatttttttattaaatatcaaaatattactacgttagttttttctttactttaaaaatactaatgataatttattatttaaattaaatcaccCAAATAGATACCATTTTATTCCTTTTCCAGAAAGAAAAATCAGATTATTGGAATATTTGTGTGTCATTTAAGAGGTTCAATGATTAATTTGAGTTTTCGAATTATTGTTGACAAAAGAAAttccaaattattttgaaaaagtttgtTTGTTGGATTATTGATATTTTGTTGATTGGTGGATGTAGTTTGATGAGAAAGGATGAGaatctttttttcttctaatgttttaaaaaaaaaaactcttagtTATTggtatatattgaattaaataaaaaataacacctgtcaatatatacattaatataatttttaataatatatttaaacctcatttattataaaaattcaatcaaCAAGACATTTTGACTATtaagtaatataaattaaataaattatctcaactttgaatttaattaaaaatatactaaaatgtTATACTAGTGCCTCTATCTATtaaatattgattaaaataaataagtagtagttaaaaaaaatgataaacataAAATGGGAAATATTTGTCAAACCATATAATTTTCTCTTAagcatatttatattataatttattagaaaaaaatagattataataatatatataaggctaattattatttgaaactcgaattttatcaaacattcaATTTTGTCATAtcttttcttataattataaggGTAAACGTAAGTATCTTACTGTCATCTTATTTTAAagtatgattttgtttttctaattaatttatcatgtttttaaataaaatgatatttaaagatGTATTTTTTAACAATGAGAATTGTTTTCGATATTTACGTATTTTTATTTGTCGAGGTTTGTTTGagtgattaaaaaaatgtgtaatataataaatgatttgaaattttttgaatatatatatattttaaaataattctaatgacATAACTTTGTATACGATTTactaatttaaatgtatttatttttaaattgagtagTTTTTTTAAGAACTGTACATCCAAACCTATCTAATACggtttgaatgttttaaaaattgtgtaacatatcaataataaaaaaacagatcattgttattttgattttacaaatgtaaaaaaataattaaaataatgacaATATAATGTTATAGTAAAAAAACATACGTatgaacaaaatttaaataactaaatttttaataattgaattttttatgttaCAATTCAAAGTTTGAAGTTAAACGATCTGAAAATTTGAACTTCaaataatacaatttgattTAGCTTGTATGattaaaagatttatacaattttaatatacaaacatttaaaaatatatattataaaaattgaccattttaaaatataaaaaataaaataaaaaaatatagtaattgTGATGCAGAGAATTGAATGAATTGATGTGAGGTAGGAAAGGTGGTCCCCACCCTCATGTGAGTTGTTTACTTTATCCACGTGATCATCTATTCTCTCACTATCACCATCACACTTCTCTTTCTTAAAGTGACATCCACATGCAACTTTAtcatgattattttaattatgacatcaaaataaattatatttaaaattaataataaaaataatttctatctACTTATAACCAGCATTAAGAGaaaaaccaatatattaattatttataaataacatttaaatttaattaataattcaagaCTTAGGCCTTATTTGAGGATgtggtttttttaattttgtctcggttttatccaaaaaaaacccttgtttgataaaaagtagaaaaaaactggtttttaaaatttaaagattaatttGCCCTTTGACTTTAGAAGATATGGTGTATGTGAGAAAATGATGGTTTAAagagagaagataaaattagagggtagtttatgtatttaaataataaaattatttgatttgatggttgataagATTTTTGggttttgagataaaaactgagttttatCCCAAATACCCTTTCATCAAACGAAGGCCTTAATTCACACTATCaagttttttattctaatttttgttGACAATAGTTAATTAGGTTAGTTTCTCATATTTAAAAAGCAACCAAGGCCTAGTTTGATGAAggggtttttgggataaaacccagtttttatcccaaaactcaAATATCTTATCAACcaccaaatcaaataattttatcatttatcaaaactatcctctaattttatcttctctttctaaaccatcattctctcacATATACCATATGGTCCATATCTTCTAAAGTCAAAGAgcaaattagtttttaaattttaaaaatcagttttttcatactttttatcaaacaagaattttttggataaaacccaGACAAAATCCTAAAAATCACTTCCACAAACGAGACCCAAGCTATTCCTGTTTGTTTACCAAATAAAAACCAATCACATGTTTTTAAATAGTCTCATATCTTTCTTAATACAATGactataaattatcaaattactttcttaacattttattttcctataatctatatatatatatataatgatgcttaatttttaaagtgtccgaattgccgagtcgagagttgtggttaatttagatacttggatcgaattgtgggttgacccgtttttaaatttaaaacggttaaaaatataattaaaaatgttagaggtatgtttcgaacttgcaacctaacaaaaacaagtacaactctttaaccaactaggctacaaagattttatattttaaattcaacacgaaatttgataaacgcgggacgttttaatattaatatataagttcaactttttaactaactaatatacaatgatgttgagtaaatggatacttgggtcggattgtgggttgacccacccataaacttaaaacggttaaaaataaaaaatgttatccgtaatatttttttcacgatttttatattattacttgtgca from Impatiens glandulifera chromosome 9, dImpGla2.1, whole genome shotgun sequence includes the following:
- the LOC124914917 gene encoding nuclear intron maturase 4, mitochondrial gives rise to the protein MMLAKFSRGGNQYLIEYWNRAVYRKVGVSFYSGGIDLASELACVVDESSSNSKQKRPRATTRLEHKKFLELSVKKKVKEQYQNGKFQNLLQRVIANPKTLEDAYNCIKTNGNVESSPEGDKMPYDSLANELFSGTFDVKANVYSISSRGNKKDKELLVLPNLKLKVVKEAIRIALETVYKPHFSKISYGCRSGRGHSNAIKYICSKEISSPDWWFTLLVNKKLDASILSKLISSMEDKIEDPKLYSLLRDMFDAQVLNLEFGSYPKGHGLPQEGILSPILMNIYLDMFDKEFYKLSMKYEALDENIESESYHSKLRSWFRGQIKEKSVLNETCGVRVRVRVHCCRFMDEIFFAASGPRHVALAFKSEVQNYLQSVLFLDVDQNEISTCNKESLRFLGILIERRVKETAAVRAVHKLKEKVKLFAEQKQEYWEVGTARIGKKWLAHGLKKVKESEIKHLEDRDSVLSRISCSYRKTGMETDHWYKALVKTWMMKELVNVRLASNEEFVLSKFVVEPSLPKELRDSFHEFQNRVDEYFSSETASTASLLPNSCEAVSSKTEAVAPVNVIRKRLQRYGLINAKGFPCASRFLILQDNTQIIDWFSGVIIRWLRWYRDCSNFNDVKVIICDQVRKSCIRTLAAKHRIDEHEIEKLFDSELSRIPLSEEEMENDIGEENNEELMYGLSNSGLCLLSLARMVNPTRPCNCFVFGCSEAAPSVYLLHVMERQKFPGWKTGFSSCIHPSLNKRKFGLCRKHLKDLYFGHISLQSINFGSW